A section of the Streptomyces sp. NBC_01591 genome encodes:
- a CDS encoding ATP-binding protein — protein sequence MNQHITRTEHSAPTRQFTVLLSPTRRGARLARLLTMAHLGDWGLPPESAAHIVAELAANAAVHGRASGRDFQLSLTAHRDGLLRIKVTDTRGEQLPVASTPDQHAESGRGLLIVEALADRWGIDVGPVPHMTVWAELDLVPRPLHRVAETHDPVHHVPAFHDA from the coding sequence GTGAACCAACACATCACCCGAACCGAACATTCCGCTCCCACCCGGCAGTTCACCGTGCTGCTCTCCCCCACCCGCCGGGGCGCGCGGCTCGCCCGTCTGCTCACCATGGCGCATCTGGGCGACTGGGGGCTTCCTCCTGAGTCCGCTGCGCACATCGTCGCCGAGCTGGCCGCCAACGCCGCCGTCCACGGCCGCGCATCCGGACGGGACTTCCAACTCAGCCTCACCGCCCACCGCGACGGGCTCCTGCGGATCAAGGTGACCGACACCCGGGGCGAGCAACTACCCGTCGCATCCACCCCCGACCAGCACGCGGAGAGCGGGCGCGGCCTGCTGATCGTCGAGGCACTCGCCGACCGCTGGGGCATCGACGTGGGACCCGTCCCGCACATGACCGTCTGGGCCGAACTCGACCTCGTACCGCGACCGCTCCACCGGGTCGCGGAAACCCACGACCCGGTGCACCACGTCCCCGCGTTCCACGACGCATAA
- a CDS encoding helix-turn-helix domain-containing protein produces MHIGSGARKSVDETGTERGDAGADEPGWDVDPDDESGVAVLAAVGRQIKAWREAAGLRAGEFGAAIGYGEDLVYKVEGGRRIPRPELLDRADEVLGAGGKLAAMKQDVAEVRYPKKIRDLAKLEAKVVELEAYHHHNINGLLQTEEHMRALFASWLPAYTLDEMDRVVAARMARRSIFDRDPLPSLSFVQEEVTLRRPVGGTMVLRRQLEHLLEVGRLRNVAIQVMPTNREEHPGTGGLIEVLKFPDGSAVGRSEGAFGGRPVSDPKQLRILGLRYGMIRAQALTPRESLAFIEQVLGET; encoded by the coding sequence ATGCACATCGGAAGTGGGGCACGGAAGAGCGTGGATGAGACCGGTACGGAACGTGGCGACGCCGGGGCGGACGAGCCGGGCTGGGACGTCGACCCGGACGACGAGTCGGGCGTGGCAGTGCTCGCCGCGGTGGGCCGCCAGATCAAGGCATGGCGGGAGGCGGCCGGGCTGCGGGCCGGCGAGTTCGGGGCCGCGATCGGGTACGGGGAAGACCTGGTCTACAAGGTGGAGGGCGGGCGGCGCATCCCCCGGCCGGAGCTTCTGGACAGGGCGGACGAGGTGCTCGGGGCGGGCGGGAAGCTCGCGGCGATGAAGCAGGACGTGGCGGAGGTCCGGTACCCGAAGAAGATCCGGGATCTGGCGAAGCTGGAGGCCAAGGTCGTCGAGCTGGAGGCGTATCACCACCACAACATCAACGGCCTGTTGCAGACCGAGGAGCATATGCGGGCCCTGTTCGCGTCGTGGTTGCCCGCCTACACGCTGGATGAGATGGACCGCGTGGTGGCCGCTCGCATGGCTCGACGATCCATCTTCGATCGAGATCCCCTTCCGTCGCTGAGTTTTGTCCAGGAGGAGGTGACGCTTCGCCGTCCGGTCGGAGGCACAATGGTGTTGCGCCGACAACTCGAACACCTCTTGGAAGTAGGGCGGTTGCGGAATGTGGCGATCCAGGTGATGCCGACCAACCGCGAGGAACATCCTGGGACGGGTGGACTGATCGAGGTGCTGAAGTTCCCCGACGGCAGTGCGGTGGGGCGTTCCGAGGGCGCGTTCGGTGGCCGTCCGGTCTCCGACCCGAAGCAGCTCAGGATCCTTGGGTTGCGCTATGGGATGATCCGGGCCCAGG